A region of Malaclemys terrapin pileata isolate rMalTer1 chromosome 5, rMalTer1.hap1, whole genome shotgun sequence DNA encodes the following proteins:
- the FGFBP1 gene encoding fibroblast growth factor-binding protein 1: MNIRSFALLCVLILVSQTLVVDGETQKERKKERQNGGKGRKKQTGTKQENKKGQESKGGKSSLKGKFTTKDNSDCTWAVTEVDTVTLKVECKKGESSFRCDFSGSPSTCPQFAANQKPYWKQISRSLKKQKNICQDAKGILKSKVCKKGPQSAHLTLTSSSLITLQDSRKDKTAHHRKEITQTSAPAITPENQPGKSSNDCVEDIDYIDQQKVAEEYCSETWRSWCNFFITMIQDKKCR, encoded by the coding sequence ATGAATATCAGAAGTTTTGCACTGCTTTGTGTGTTGATTCTGGTCTCTCAGACCCTAGTAGTTGATGGTGAAacacagaaggaaagaaaaaaagaaagacaaaacgGTGGAAAAGGTAGAAAAAAACAAACTGGAACTAAACAAGAGAATAAGAAAGGACAGGAATCCAAAGGAGGTAAATCTTCACTTAAAGGCAAGTTTACAACCAAAGATAATTCTGACTGCACCTGGGCAGTAACTGAAGTAGACACTGTTACCCTAAAAGTAGAATGCAAGAAAGGTGAAAGCAGCTTCCGGTGTGATTTTTCAGGAAGTCCTTCCACCTGTCCTCAATTTGCAGCAAATCAAAAACCATACTGGAAACAAATCTCCCGATCTCTAAAGAAACAGAAGAATATCTGTCAAGACGCAAAAGGTATTCTAAAATCTAAAGTATGTAAGAAGGGGCCACAAAGTGCCCATCTCACCTTGACCAGCTCAAGCTTGATAACGCTACAAGACTCCAGAAAAGACAAGACTGCTCACCATAGAAAAGAGATCACACAGACTTCAGCACCTGCTATTACACCTGAAAATCAGCCAGGGAAAAGTTCCAATGACTGCGTTGAAGATATAGATTACATTGATCAGCAAAAGGTGGCTGAAGAATACTGTTCAGAAACATGGAGATCTTGGTGCAACTTCTTTATCACAATGATACAGGATAAAAAATGCCGATAA